The Quercus robur chromosome 7, dhQueRobu3.1, whole genome shotgun sequence genome has a segment encoding these proteins:
- the LOC126691663 gene encoding TMV resistance protein N-like, protein MHTRRKHSIHSFTKQETYLVGIQSGVVSGEFRLVSMSTQGASTSSPSSSSTPRPRWTYDVFLSFRGKDTRKGFTDHLYNALEKKGILTFRDEEKLERGKFISQELVKAIEESTFAIVIFSINYGFSTWCLDELVHIVRCMKEARLEVFPIFYHVDSSDVRKQTGTFAKAFDEHKESFKESIEKVETWRITLREVANLSGWDLLNRYNFLDKFISLIYKRPVLFHIS, encoded by the exons ATGCACACACGGAGAAAGCATAGTATTCATTCCTTTACTAAACAGGAAACTTATCTAGTAGGAATTCAATCAGGCGTTGTTTCAGGAGAGTTTCGATTG GTTTCCATGAGCACCCAAGGAGCCTCAACTTCATCACCGTCTTCTTCTTCAACACCTCGACCTCGGTGGACATACGATGTCTTTCTCAGTTTTAGAGGCAAGGACACCCGTAAAGGCTTTACGGATCATCTATATAATGCTTTGGAAAAGAAAGGGATTTTGACCTTTAGGgatgaagaaaaacttgagagAGGAAAATTCATCTCACAAGAGCTCGTGAAAGCTATAGAAGAATCAACATTTGCTATTGTCATTTTCTCAATAAACTATGGGTTTTCTACATGGTGTTTGGATGAACTAGTGCATATTGTTAGATGCATGAAAGAGGCAAGATTGGaagtttttccaattttttaccACGTGGATTCATCTGATGTGCGGAAACAGACGGGAACTTTTGCAAAAGCATTTGATGAACACAAAGAAAGTTTTAAGGAAAGCATTGAAAAGGTGGAAACATGGAGAATTACTTTGAGAGAAGTGGCTAATCTCTCTGGTTGGGATTTATTAAATAGGTATAATTTTCTAGACAAATTTATTTCTCTTATTTATAAACGCCCAGTCTTATTTCATATATcatga